In Lentibacillus amyloliquefaciens, one DNA window encodes the following:
- a CDS encoding MFS transporter, whose translation MGTDLFVVSPLLPFISETYKVSPETTGWMVTVFAVTYAFSAPFFGWLSDKKGRRTIITFGLLLFAISNVLTAFASSFLWLIVSRILAGLSVASVTPLIYAIIGDIAPPKRRGTWLSIVVSGHLTALWAGAPFGTILEYFLSWRSVFVVMATIGAILAVVNFKTWESIPKSDSTRKLVEGNMLRILGSVSVTTIWAISMYALYVYLGAALYSENRFSSSEIALAITFYGVGAVLGGLTSGKLTDKFGEKKVSNATLIFLTLILICLGLFFSSGGWVYFLLFIWALVGYAGFTSYQARLVVEYPKERGIVMAWNNTALYIGITIGSMIGGYVISIWGYSLLPYVCSIAAVASFVLSTQKVNNQKKDQLFQ comes from the coding sequence ATGGGGACTGACTTATTTGTGGTGTCTCCGTTATTGCCGTTCATTTCGGAAACATATAAGGTTAGTCCAGAGACGACTGGATGGATGGTAACTGTTTTTGCGGTTACATATGCCTTTTCGGCTCCATTCTTTGGTTGGCTTTCAGATAAAAAGGGTCGGAGAACAATTATTACGTTTGGTTTATTATTGTTTGCTATTTCTAACGTACTTACTGCCTTTGCTTCTTCATTTTTATGGCTAATTGTTAGCCGTATTTTAGCTGGTTTGTCCGTTGCTTCAGTCACTCCGTTGATATACGCAATCATTGGAGATATTGCGCCACCAAAACGAAGAGGAACATGGCTTTCGATTGTTGTTTCAGGACACTTAACGGCTCTTTGGGCAGGAGCCCCATTCGGTACGATATTAGAATATTTTCTTAGTTGGCGTTCTGTATTTGTTGTAATGGCTACTATAGGAGCCATATTGGCGGTCGTAAATTTCAAAACGTGGGAATCTATTCCCAAAAGTGATTCAACAAGAAAACTAGTAGAAGGAAATATGCTAAGAATACTTGGTTCCGTAAGTGTTACCACCATTTGGGCGATTTCAATGTATGCCCTTTATGTTTATTTGGGAGCAGCCCTATACTCTGAAAATAGATTCTCATCATCAGAAATAGCATTAGCTATTACTTTTTATGGTGTCGGTGCTGTTTTAGGTGGTCTTACAAGTGGAAAATTGACGGATAAGTTCGGAGAAAAGAAGGTTTCGAACGCTACTCTAATTTTCTTAACTTTAATACTCATTTGTTTAGGACTATTTTTTTCATCTGGTGGTTGGGTTTATTTCCTTCTGTTTATATGGGCTTTGGTTGGGTACGCAGGATTTACATCATACCAAGCACGATTAGTAGTGGAATATCCAAAAGAGCGAGGAATTGTTATGGCATGGAATAATACGGCTCTATATATTGGTATCACTATTGGTTCAATGATTGGAGGTTATGTCATATCTATTTGGGGATATTCTTTACTCCCATATGTTTGTAGCATTGCAGCAGTCGCTAGCTTTGTGCTTAGTACTCAAAAGGTGAATAATCAAAAAAAGGATCAGCTTTTTCAGTAG
- a CDS encoding DEAD/DEAH box helicase, whose product MNIQKMFSDVVYKRGLKYYNRDLVSNLIYDRNFNIWSAVVKGTDDYFVEINMADEEKGSMDVSCNCPAFDTFGPCKHIAAVMIEISNSRIDNPVKMSRDYSTTDWLMNSIASLTEYEPASEITLQKIPLQIDYYCRWEYEKNLLLELKVGETRPLVVKNVKDFLEDLFAGNEHYFTKTFTYNPEIHYIESQDWEILETLYAILNNEKVYFDRAIHRFSDTPDRSVIIPPLTAKDLLRKLSERDFTVKTADGEFKDIMVTEGELPFYFDLAETDSGELSLKMGDINSITYFKHYGLLFAEGSFYFPEKEQLPIIEQITMAASNNKQLPVSNEKKDDFISQVVPSLKKIGDVHISESVSNEIIQLPLKAKLYLELQDSQIAGKLSYHYGSHEIDPFNGREQVDDAIIIRDVKKEQQIMNLIEHANFHYNGRELYIETDEESLYDFLFKVMPVLDKYLELYMTDEIRKFFIEQQPSPSTSVQLESSSNLLDIGFNIDGINDEEINQVLGAVMEKKRYYRLKDGAFLSLEGEAFDSMKQLFDDLDVNQGDLQDGNVQMPVYRGTQVDELIDMPKQYDPAFRELLSQLQSPEEQVYPLPDNLNADLRNYQLTGYQWFKSLSHYHLGGILADDMGLGKTLQSIAYILSEPGDSPHLIVAPSSVLYNWKNEFEKFAPDLQVTIMTGTPAERAEMIDEKRDMDVWITSYATLRQDIEHYQEMSFQTLILDEAQYIKNYATKTSRAIRQLKAGRRFALSGTPIENSINELWAIFQVILPGLMPSQRKFKQLENDKIASMTRPFILRRVKQDVLKELPEKIESVHVSELTKDQKDLYVGYWRELQQEAAQSMKESGFQQNRMKILAGLTRLRQICCHPSVFVENYQGESGKLNQLMETVENAAANGKRMLIFSQFTSMHEIIIGQLEELGIDYFYLHGKTGSEERVKMSERFNEGEKSVFLVSLKAGGTGLNLTGADTVILYDLWWNPAVEDQATGRAHRFGQKNVVQVIRLITEGTIEEKIYELQQKKRELIDEVIQPGESMLSSLSEEDVRELLSL is encoded by the coding sequence ATGAATATACAAAAAATGTTTTCAGACGTCGTATATAAACGCGGTTTGAAATACTATAATCGTGATCTCGTCAGCAACCTGATTTATGACCGGAATTTTAATATTTGGTCAGCTGTTGTAAAAGGCACAGACGACTATTTTGTCGAAATCAATATGGCAGATGAAGAGAAGGGCTCGATGGATGTTTCATGCAATTGTCCGGCATTCGACACGTTTGGCCCCTGCAAGCATATTGCAGCTGTCATGATCGAAATCAGCAACAGCAGGATTGATAATCCCGTTAAAATGTCAAGAGATTACAGTACAACCGACTGGCTGATGAACTCGATTGCTTCATTAACTGAATACGAGCCTGCGTCTGAAATTACATTACAAAAAATCCCACTTCAAATCGATTATTACTGCAGGTGGGAATATGAGAAAAATTTGCTGCTTGAACTGAAAGTCGGTGAAACCCGGCCGCTTGTTGTTAAAAATGTAAAAGATTTTCTTGAAGATCTATTTGCCGGCAATGAGCACTATTTCACGAAAACATTCACATATAACCCGGAAATCCATTACATTGAGTCGCAGGACTGGGAAATTCTAGAGACTTTGTATGCTATTTTAAACAATGAAAAAGTTTACTTTGACAGGGCAATTCACAGGTTCTCGGACACTCCCGACCGGTCAGTTATCATTCCGCCTTTAACAGCAAAGGACTTGCTCCGGAAACTTTCAGAACGTGATTTCACTGTCAAAACAGCCGACGGGGAATTTAAAGATATAATGGTTACAGAAGGTGAGCTGCCGTTTTATTTTGATCTGGCTGAAACAGATTCCGGAGAGCTGTCATTAAAAATGGGGGATATCAATTCCATCACTTATTTCAAACATTATGGTTTATTGTTTGCAGAAGGCAGTTTCTATTTTCCCGAAAAAGAACAGCTCCCGATTATTGAACAAATTACAATGGCTGCCTCCAACAACAAACAATTGCCGGTTTCAAATGAAAAAAAGGACGATTTCATTTCCCAGGTTGTTCCTTCGTTGAAAAAAATCGGTGATGTGCACATTTCAGAGAGTGTTTCCAATGAAATTATTCAGCTGCCGCTCAAAGCCAAGCTTTATCTGGAGTTACAGGACAGCCAGATCGCCGGGAAGCTGAGTTATCATTATGGCAGTCATGAGATTGATCCCTTTAATGGGCGCGAGCAGGTTGATGATGCCATAATTATCCGTGATGTGAAAAAAGAACAGCAAATCATGAATCTGATCGAACATGCGAACTTTCATTATAATGGCAGGGAGTTGTATATTGAAACCGATGAGGAATCGCTGTACGATTTTCTATTCAAAGTCATGCCGGTGCTTGATAAATATCTGGAATTGTACATGACAGATGAAATCCGTAAATTTTTCATTGAACAGCAGCCTTCACCGAGCACAAGCGTTCAGCTTGAATCATCGTCCAATTTGCTGGATATCGGTTTTAATATTGACGGTATAAACGATGAAGAGATTAACCAGGTGCTGGGTGCAGTGATGGAAAAGAAACGGTATTATCGTTTGAAAGATGGAGCGTTTCTCTCATTGGAAGGTGAAGCGTTTGACTCGATGAAGCAACTCTTTGACGATTTGGATGTTAATCAGGGAGATTTGCAGGACGGGAATGTGCAAATGCCGGTTTACCGGGGCACTCAGGTGGATGAATTGATCGATATGCCAAAGCAGTATGACCCGGCATTCCGAGAGCTCTTAAGCCAATTGCAATCACCGGAAGAGCAGGTCTACCCATTGCCTGACAACTTAAATGCAGACCTGCGCAATTATCAGCTGACAGGCTATCAATGGTTTAAATCACTGAGCCATTATCATCTCGGCGGTATTCTGGCGGATGATATGGGGCTTGGCAAGACATTGCAAAGCATTGCCTACATTCTTTCTGAGCCGGGCGACTCACCACATTTAATTGTCGCGCCTTCATCGGTATTATATAACTGGAAAAATGAATTCGAGAAATTCGCACCGGATTTGCAGGTGACAATCATGACGGGGACACCTGCTGAGCGGGCTGAAATGATTGACGAAAAAAGGGATATGGATGTCTGGATTACATCATACGCGACATTGCGCCAGGATATTGAACATTATCAGGAAATGTCGTTTCAGACACTGATTCTTGATGAAGCGCAATACATTAAAAATTATGCAACCAAAACATCGCGTGCGATTCGTCAGCTTAAGGCGGGAAGACGCTTTGCCCTGAGCGGTACTCCAATCGAGAATTCCATCAACGAACTGTGGGCGATTTTTCAAGTGATTTTGCCCGGGCTGATGCCGAGCCAGCGCAAATTTAAACAATTGGAAAACGATAAAATAGCATCAATGACGAGACCGTTTATTTTACGCCGTGTCAAACAGGATGTTCTGAAAGAGCTCCCTGAAAAGATCGAATCCGTTCACGTTTCAGAGCTGACAAAGGACCAGAAAGACTTATATGTCGGCTACTGGCGCGAGCTGCAGCAGGAAGCCGCCCAATCGATGAAAGAGAGCGGCTTTCAGCAGAACCGCATGAAAATATTGGCCGGTCTCACACGCCTTCGTCAAATTTGCTGCCATCCTTCTGTGTTTGTCGAAAATTATCAGGGTGAGTCAGGCAAATTAAATCAGCTGATGGAGACGGTGGAAAATGCGGCGGCAAATGGCAAACGCATGCTGATTTTCTCTCAATTTACGAGCATGCATGAGATTATAATCGGCCAACTTGAAGAGCTGGGGATCGACTATTTCTATTTGCATGGGAAGACTGGCTCAGAAGAACGGGTCAAAATGAGTGAACGGTTTAACGAAGGTGAGAAAAGTGTCTTTCTTGTTTCCTTGAAAGCCGGTGGAACCGGGCTGAATCTGACCGGGGCTGACACGGTTATCCTGTATGATTTATGGTGGAACCCGGCAGTTGAGGATCAAGCGACAGGACGTGCACACCGGTTTGGCCAGAAAAATGTCGTTCAGGTAATCAGGCTTATCACTGAAGGAACGATTGAAGAGAAAATTTATGAACTGCAGCAGAAAAAGCGTGAGCTGATCGATGAAGTGATTCAGCCGGGAGAGTCGATGCTGTCCAGTCTCAGCGAAGAAGATGTCCGTGAATTATTAAGTCTTTGA
- a CDS encoding YugN family protein — protein MLKLETEIEGKKAYFGDVYRMFRSNGYTLCGQWEYDRGKFDMVLCREGGETIYIRIPFDVIKGELDSANAYLEFRTPYVIKHVVNTGLDWDENSLLTTTGFNQFQKPLDKDGNITDKSRWEEAGEKEIDRVINSIDVLKVS, from the coding sequence ATGTTAAAACTGGAAACGGAAATTGAAGGGAAAAAAGCCTATTTTGGTGATGTGTACAGAATGTTTCGGTCCAATGGTTACACACTCTGCGGACAATGGGAATATGACCGTGGGAAATTCGATATGGTCCTGTGCCGGGAAGGTGGCGAGACGATCTATATCAGAATTCCATTTGACGTCATTAAAGGGGAACTTGACAGTGCTAATGCTTATTTGGAATTCCGGACGCCATATGTAATTAAGCATGTCGTAAACACTGGACTGGACTGGGATGAGAATTCATTACTGACAACAACAGGCTTCAATCAGTTCCAAAAGCCTCTTGACAAGGATGGGAATATAACTGATAAAAGCCGCTGGGAAGAAGCCGGTGAAAAGGAAATAGATAGAGTTATCAATTCGATTGACGTTTTGAAAGTATCGTGA
- a CDS encoding DUF378 domain-containing protein translates to MRTIQRIALVLVIIGALNWGLIGLFQWDLVATLFGGQDAALSRVVYTLVGIGALCCLPLLFDPIHEEDHVNNGATRSDNFKYATEFSEENEPFRDKE, encoded by the coding sequence ATGAGAACCATTCAACGTATTGCCTTGGTGTTAGTCATAATCGGTGCACTTAATTGGGGATTAATTGGATTGTTTCAATGGGATTTAGTGGCAACACTTTTTGGTGGACAGGACGCAGCGTTGTCGAGAGTCGTGTATACACTTGTTGGAATCGGTGCATTATGCTGCTTGCCATTATTATTTGACCCAATACACGAAGAAGATCATGTTAATAATGGGGCAACGAGATCTGATAATTTCAAATACGCTACGGAATTCAGTGAAGAAAATGAGCCGTTTCGTGATAAGGAATAA
- a CDS encoding DUF4177 domain-containing protein: protein MYEHKFVKVNLSGFKHTPEQDYHSVVYEHEKEGWELVQIFAPGIKSYGMPSFYELIFKRKKN from the coding sequence TTGTACGAACATAAATTTGTGAAAGTTAATTTATCCGGCTTCAAACACACACCGGAACAAGATTATCATTCAGTTGTTTATGAGCACGAAAAAGAAGGATGGGAGTTAGTACAAATTTTCGCGCCGGGAATAAAAAGCTATGGTATGCCTTCTTTCTATGAGTTAATATTTAAACGTAAGAAAAACTAA
- a CDS encoding ABC transporter ATP-binding protein — MPTLKMQDVRKVFGSGHTMVEALKKTNFSAESGELIVVVGPSGSGKSTFLTTAGGLQTPSHGEVTINGNNITQMKEKKRSNIRLHEIGFILQASNLVPFLTVDEQMELLDKVKTNNLSGDELQDLYQSLGIGQLRDKYPSELSGGEQQRVAIAKGLYSDPSFLLADEPTASLDTDRAFEVMKMLQDLTKKRNKTTIVVTHDTRLLDYCDKVYAIIDGEIRLQQQGAVNLS; from the coding sequence ATGCCAACACTTAAAATGCAAGACGTCCGGAAAGTGTTTGGATCAGGACATACAATGGTGGAGGCTCTAAAAAAGACCAATTTCAGTGCAGAAAGTGGAGAATTGATTGTTGTAGTTGGGCCATCAGGATCCGGGAAGAGTACATTCCTGACGACTGCCGGAGGTCTTCAAACGCCCAGTCATGGGGAAGTGACGATAAACGGTAATAATATAACACAGATGAAGGAAAAGAAACGATCCAACATTCGTTTGCATGAGATTGGTTTTATTCTTCAGGCATCCAATCTGGTTCCATTTCTGACAGTGGATGAGCAAATGGAACTACTGGATAAAGTGAAAACAAATAATCTTTCCGGAGACGAATTACAGGATTTATATCAGTCACTGGGGATCGGGCAATTGAGAGATAAGTATCCTTCTGAGCTTTCCGGCGGCGAGCAGCAACGTGTAGCCATTGCGAAAGGATTATACAGCGATCCCAGTTTCCTCTTGGCAGATGAACCGACTGCATCATTGGATACTGATCGGGCATTTGAAGTCATGAAGATGCTTCAAGATTTAACCAAAAAGAGAAATAAAACAACGATTGTGGTGACACATGATACACGGCTGCTTGACTATTGTGATAAGGTGTATGCCATCATTGACGGTGAAATTCGCTTGCAACAGCAAGGTGCAGTGAACCTTTCATAA
- a CDS encoding YvrJ family protein encodes MIQSGFPIMVTFYLLHRIEGKLNDLIESIHALPGKMK; translated from the coding sequence ATTATACAATCAGGCTTCCCAATCATGGTGACATTTTATTTGCTGCACCGGATTGAAGGGAAACTGAACGACTTGATCGAATCCATCCATGCACTTCCGGGTAAGATGAAGTAA
- a CDS encoding TIGR02328 family protein, protein MRLWHESLIPMLPRQRLLGQHRECCALRGKGWGKNHATVQYVFRYSPERLFLYHEKVMHEMRTRSYRVDPLWEDPFYRGKRCPRHDYQSFYGDTTFVHKLGKAIYPEHNQDYLKKCIENLRDKGIQLSLQDIIHETHNP, encoded by the coding sequence ATGAGATTATGGCATGAATCATTGATTCCGATGTTACCACGTCAGCGATTACTCGGTCAGCACCGTGAGTGTTGTGCGTTGCGAGGCAAGGGCTGGGGCAAGAATCACGCCACTGTCCAGTATGTGTTTCGTTATAGCCCGGAAAGGCTCTTTCTGTATCATGAAAAGGTGATGCATGAAATGAGAACAAGGAGTTATAGGGTGGATCCATTGTGGGAAGATCCGTTTTATCGAGGTAAACGATGCCCCCGGCACGATTATCAAAGTTTTTATGGAGACACCACTTTTGTACATAAATTGGGAAAAGCAATATACCCGGAACATAATCAGGATTATTTAAAAAAATGTATTGAAAATTTACGCGATAAAGGAATTCAGCTGTCATTGCAGGATATCATACACGAAACGCACAATCCCTGA
- a CDS encoding AEC family transporter, translating to MDSAWAFLQEMIHLYVIALIGFMVRKKGVLNQNTDHVLTQLILYVTLPALILFSLDISFSFSLIKEFLLLLCMSAYILLLSIFLAGWLRRRSKLSDRQKSVYEGLIIFGNQGYIGFAVIFAVFGEQGIVYLTMFNVIYFIFIWTYGIYLFTKDKSQIDWRKLFLNPGVFSTLIGMLVLFLPTSWPGLLTDTFESVGKMTVPLSMILIGSLIANMSYKEFAFLLKNVYIWKAIMFKLFIIPLLLIPFAAFSVPFSLLMIAILTAGMPSAPTMSIYAQKFGADTHFASLGVMLSSLLGLFTIPLLYVVVQLIH from the coding sequence ATGGATTCAGCATGGGCGTTTCTACAAGAGATGATTCATCTTTATGTAATTGCGTTGATCGGATTTATGGTAAGGAAAAAAGGCGTTTTAAATCAAAACACTGATCATGTCCTGACACAGCTCATTTTATATGTCACTCTCCCTGCCCTCATTTTATTTTCATTGGATATTTCCTTTTCATTTTCCTTAATTAAAGAATTCCTTTTGCTTTTGTGTATGTCTGCTTACATCCTGTTGCTATCCATTTTCCTTGCTGGATGGTTGCGGAGGCGCTCAAAACTTTCAGATAGGCAGAAAAGTGTTTATGAAGGACTTATTATCTTTGGCAATCAGGGGTATATTGGTTTCGCAGTCATTTTTGCTGTTTTTGGAGAGCAGGGTATTGTATATTTAACCATGTTCAATGTGATTTATTTCATTTTCATATGGACATATGGTATTTACTTATTCACAAAAGACAAATCTCAGATAGACTGGAGGAAATTATTTTTAAACCCTGGTGTTTTTTCTACATTGATTGGGATGTTGGTTTTGTTTCTCCCCACCAGCTGGCCGGGTTTATTGACAGATACCTTTGAAAGTGTCGGAAAAATGACTGTTCCGCTTTCAATGATTTTAATCGGGAGTTTAATCGCAAATATGAGCTACAAAGAATTTGCCTTTCTGTTGAAAAACGTTTATATATGGAAAGCAATAATGTTCAAGCTGTTCATCATTCCGCTGCTGCTGATTCCTTTTGCAGCTTTTTCAGTACCATTCTCTTTACTCATGATAGCCATTCTTACAGCAGGAATGCCTTCAGCTCCAACAATGTCAATCTACGCACAAAAATTTGGAGCTGACACACACTTTGCCTCTTTAGGTGTAATGCTTTCCAGTTTATTAGGTCTCTTCACAATCCCATTGTTATATGTGGTTGTACAACTGATTCACTAA
- a CDS encoding pyridoxamine 5'-phosphate oxidase family protein, whose product MSQQEMKSTVEKIIDDNAVGTMATVKQNKPHSRYITFIRKGLNLYTATSLETHKSEEIKANTQTHILLGYEGEGFGDEYVEYEGKVSINSSVDLKHELWNSYMEYWFNGPDDSNYIVLEITPVTIRIMNKKGAEPKTVEF is encoded by the coding sequence TTGAGCCAGCAAGAAATGAAATCGACTGTTGAAAAAATTATAGATGACAACGCTGTTGGTACGATGGCGACTGTTAAACAGAATAAACCACATTCAAGATATATAACCTTTATCCGAAAAGGTTTAAATCTTTATACAGCAACAAGCCTAGAAACGCATAAATCAGAAGAAATAAAAGCTAACACACAAACTCATATTTTATTAGGCTATGAAGGGGAAGGATTCGGTGACGAATATGTGGAATATGAAGGGAAAGTTTCTATAAACAGCAGCGTAGATTTGAAACATGAATTATGGAACTCATACATGGAGTATTGGTTTAATGGACCGGATGATTCAAATTATATTGTGCTGGAGATTACACCCGTTACTATAAGAATTATGAACAAAAAGGGCGCTGAACCAAAAACGGTAGAGTTTTAG
- a CDS encoding TetR/AcrR family transcriptional regulator: MRKPRTKKEELELTRDRILKIAQQLFMEKGYRAVTTREIAAKCKITQPALYYHYPDKQSLYIAMLEAFVENIQSKIEAISEETIPKRLEAMLEVLSKEHPTSIMMMIHDIFVEFKAENRHHIYLLWKQTYLDPFIEMFEEMKNDGLLRDIMLLYGLVLIAVSVLGALISVKTIVKIDPLKAIGG; encoded by the coding sequence ATGAGAAAACCACGAACGAAAAAAGAGGAATTAGAATTGACAAGAGATCGGATTTTAAAAATTGCTCAACAGCTATTCATGGAAAAAGGCTACCGAGCAGTGACGACCAGGGAGATTGCTGCAAAATGCAAAATAACCCAACCTGCTCTTTATTATCATTATCCGGATAAACAATCACTGTATATTGCGATGCTGGAAGCTTTTGTCGAGAACATACAGTCGAAAATAGAAGCGATATCTGAAGAAACGATTCCTAAGCGCTTAGAAGCTATGTTGGAGGTGTTATCAAAAGAGCACCCTACAAGTATTATGATGATGATTCATGATATTTTCGTTGAATTCAAAGCGGAAAATCGTCATCACATTTATTTATTATGGAAACAAACATATTTGGATCCGTTTATTGAAATGTTTGAAGAGATGAAAAATGACGGGTTATTGAGGGATATAATGTTGCTGTATGGGCTGGTATTAATTGCTGTGTCTGTGTTAGGCGCGTTAATTTCAGTCAAGACGATAGTCAAAATAGATCCATTAAAAGCGATAGGGGGTTAA
- a CDS encoding restriction endonuclease: MKGYQFEAYLQVLFKELGYRPVVTQKSGDYGADVVLKGRNKIVIQAKRYGYKHNVSMDAVREVLAAMFFYHADEAWVITNSFFTKQAKTLAKACGVTLLNRYELEKFIVKINLTKQPKQFTRKRSELS; this comes from the coding sequence ATGAAAGGTTATCAGTTTGAAGCGTACCTGCAAGTATTGTTTAAGGAACTGGGGTATCGCCCAGTTGTGACACAAAAATCAGGTGACTACGGAGCAGATGTGGTGCTTAAAGGTAGAAATAAAATTGTGATACAAGCAAAGCGTTATGGTTACAAACACAATGTTAGCATGGATGCCGTACGTGAAGTATTGGCAGCCATGTTTTTTTATCATGCAGATGAAGCGTGGGTGATTACAAATTCTTTTTTCACGAAGCAGGCTAAAACATTAGCCAAAGCATGCGGCGTTACATTATTAAATCGGTATGAATTAGAAAAGTTTATCGTAAAGATTAATCTAACGAAGCAGCCGAAACAATTCACACGGAAAAGGAGCGAATTAAGTTGA